TGGTTTTGTATCTTTAGGGTCTTCTCTTTTAAGGCATTTTCTGCCGTTCTTATTATTCTTTTCTATACTATTTTCTATCGTTTTTTAATGGTGAGCGGGTAGCGATATACGGGTCAAGGTACGGGTGAGGTAGGGCTAAGGATCGGCCTAGGTACGGGTGTGATACGGAGTTACCTAGGCTCCCATACGGAGTAACCTAGTATTCTATACGGAGTAACCATGAAGGGGCAGAGGAGGAGTAGGCAAGGTAGAGGGAAATGGCAGGGAAGGTAGGGTGAAGGAGTGAAGGGTTCATGCAGTATCAGCAGGTTGTTGGAACAGGAAAGGATAAATCCGGAAACCACTCATTCTTTTCACCTCTCCTCTGTGCGAAACCTTTTCTACCTAATCCCTAAATCTCCCCAAATCCCGGTTCCAAAATAAAAAAGCAGGAGTGTTCACTCCTGCTTTTGCTTTATAAAGAATCAATTCTATCTATTCGTTACCGCTGTCTGAATTATCCAGATCAAAGATCAGGGAGAAGCGGAGCGTATTTGATAATGGATTTTGGTTGCTGCCAGTACCACCAGAAGGAATCAGGTAGGAGAAGTTCAGGCCAAACACATTATACTTCAAACCAACACCTGTCGTGAAATAGCGGCGGTTACCCTTGGTTTTATCTTCAAAGAAATAACCGGCACGTACGGCAAACTGATTTGCATACCAGTATTCAGCACCTAATGAAACCTGGAACTCTTTAAATTCCTCACTAGCGCCTTCTGGTGCATCAGCAAAAGATTTGAACCAACTGCTTAATATACCTTGCTGACGGTATTCTTGAGCCTTTTTGGTATTGGCTTCCGCTACTGTCGGATCGTTCCCAGGATTGGGGTCAAACTGAGGAGGAGTTGGTACCAATAACTTATTAAAGTCGGCACCAATAGTAAACTTGTTGCTTTCATCCAGTACACGGGTATAGGTAGTACCAAAACCCAGGTTGGCAGGAATAAAGTCCTTTTGGTCTGCATTATTGGTATAAGCAATCTTTGAACCCAGGTTGGTTAAGGCCACACCGAATGACCAGCCTTGACCAGCTTCGTTTTGACGGTTGTGGTAAAACCCTAAATCAGCTGCAACAGCATTACCGGGCTTATAGGTGGTACCACCGTTACCGGCATAACCCTGAGCCAGGTTAGAATTGATATATTTTAAACCCAGGCCAACACCGGTTCTATCAGAAAGTCTTCTGGAATAACCGATATCGATACCAAACTCACGAGGACGACCCGTGCTACCAATATTTCCATTTTCATCGGTAAACTGGATATCGCCCAGGCTGAAATAACGTAAAGAACCAGAGATCGCCTGCAGATCGTCAAGCTTATAGTACCCCGACATAGAAGCCAGGTATACATCATTAACTAATTTTTTCAGCCATGGCGTGTAGGTTACGTTAATGCCACCCTTAATAGTATTGAAAGGAACTTTACCCAAATTGAAATAGGAAGAACTGGCATCCGCGCTCGTAGCAATGGCCAGATCGCCCATACCACCAGCACGGGCATCGGGAGAAATTCGTAAAAAGGGTACTGCAGTAGTTACAACGTTGATTTGGTCTTGTGCTTTAAGAGATACTCCACCAGTAAGAATTAGGGTAACGGCAGCCGTGAATCTAAAAGCTGATGCTCTCATCAATCTCATGTATATATATTGTTTGTGAAAATATGGCGTTTTGCTTAGATGCAAAATAATCTGGTTTTTGGTTTATTTAGTCTTGGATTTTTACTACAGTACTACTAGGCGCTGTAGTTTGTTAGCTTTCTTTCCATCAGCACTTCGAACAGTTAGGCGGTAAAGATAAACGCCACGGCTGACTTTGTTACCAAAATCATCTTTACCGTCCCATTCTACTTCATTGGAACGATTACCGGCCGTATTTATTGTTCGCTTAAGCGTTTTTATCAATTTTCCGGCCACACTATATATTTCCACAGTAGTATGTAAATCGATACCGGGTTTATTGTGTTCAAACCAAAAGACGGTTTTTGTAATAAAAGGGTTGGGATAGTTAAGAACATGATCAAGTATTAGCTCTTCATTGTTTACCACCGTAAACTCCAATTGCGCCTCCCCGGAATTATTGACCACATCCCAGGCTTTTATATGAATGGTGTGGCGGCCAGGCGCCAGTTGGGGCAATTGAAAACGAACAGTCCCCTCCTGGTAGCTATCCAGCTTACTTTCATAATAATCATTCAAAATAAAATAAGTACGGTTGTCGCCGTCAAGAGTAGCTACTATGTCATGATCAATGCCACTAATACCGGTGTTGATACCGGAAGAATCGGCCAGATGCAACAATAAAACCGGCTGTTCATTTGTAATACTGCCATTTACAAAACGCTCATCATTAAGGTAAGCTTTAATGGCAGGCCCCTCTCTATCCATATTGCTGGTACTGCCAATGCCACCGATGATAATATTTGTAGAAAAACCGCCCGCATCTTGCTGGTCGTCGTTAGCATAGAAACTTAACTTACCGGCGCCAAACTGGTAATTGATGTCCTTAGGCATGCGGAATGTTCCGGTAAAGCGCCCGCCGGTGGCCGTTACCTTCCCTTTGAAAAGAGTGGCGGTTTGGCTGGAAAACTCCATAACCGGACTGGCAGCATCATTCCCTAAAGTAGAAACTGTCCGCGGCTTCTCATATAAAGAAAAGTACACTTGTCCATTAAAGCCAGACAACAGTGCACCCGTTCTGGATTGTACTTCTCCTTCTATGGTTACCTGCTCCGTAGCACGTAGGGTATCAGGGGTACTGGAAACAGCTTTGCTATTGATCTTAGTGGCCACCACGTTCATCTGCGGAAAGCCCAACCGCATGGCCGGATCACCCAAAAGCACAAACTTGCGGTTATTGATGATATCGCCACTGTTTTGGTAGGTATAGTTCTTCGCTGCCTGTACCGCTTGTCCCAAGGTTTTATAGTTTCCATCTGCATCTGGCTTTAGCGCAAACTGCAGGTAGTTATCATTCATGATCCGGTTGCTATTAGCAAATACGACACGGGTAGTGGTCATCAAGGCTATGGCACCGGTTTTAGGACGCACCAGCAGGTTTTCGCCTAATGCATGGATCAGCGGTTGATCAAAAGGGGCAAAATCGCAGGTGGCAGTAATATATAAGGGTAGTCGATGCTCGTTGTTGATCTCATTTACAATTTGCTGGTCCAGCACCACTTCTTCTGCCAGTCGCTGCCAACCGCCATGCCCACTATAGTTCCAGATCAGCGTACCGTTATACAGCGCATTATTGATCGCCTGGTTAGCCTCTGGGTACCGCCCACCTGCAGCCGAACTTTCCTGCTTATAGGCATCCAGGTAATATTTATAGGTATTGAACAAAGGCGCTACCGATGATGCCGTACTAGTCATGACTTCCGCATCCTGCACGTGCAGGTTTACATCCTCATCGTCAGCTACAAAACTCAGGTGCGTACGCCAGGGTCCAAAACCAGCCGGCGTGTGGTAGGCAATAACCTTGTCTACAAAATTGGCGGCCTCTTCTACCGACCGGGCAGGCACACGGCCAATACCAATATCCAGTTGATTCACCACTACGGTGCTATTAATATTCTCATGGTCATCCAAAAAACCAAAGAAATCATCGGCAAGGTGAGTGCCAATAGGATCCAGCGCATTTTCACTTTCATAGGTAGGAACAAAGTTGGTATTATTGGTAATGCGTGCCTTGTAATCAAAACTAGCCTTGCCAAAAAGAAGCAAATATTTTCCTCCATTATTCCAGGTAGCCTTATTCCGGTCGTAATACATTTTTACAAAATCACGGATAGCAACAGGATTTGGAATTCCTCCTGAGAACTCGTTATAGATCTGCTCTGTCGTTACAATTTTCGTTTTCAGTTTATTAAGCGTTTCATGGAATTGAGCCAACCGTTGGGCCTGCTGTACAAATGCTGGGTACACTACCATCAGGTAATCAATATCAGAAATCGAATGCAGGTCCTGGTTAGGTATTCTACCTGCAGCTTTGGGTATTAAGAAACTGTTGCGAAAGGCGGCATATTCATGAAAACGGCGGGCATCGTTACTGAACTGCAAGATAGTTCCGGTTAGTGAAGCTGGCATTTTTACAGGGTTATAGGAGTCGCTGACATCCCAAACCTGGGTAGCTGCGTCAGCACCTGCCAGCTTAAATTCTACAGCAGTAGTGCCATAGGTACTCCAATCCCTGAAGAAAAGCGCTGTATTGGCCGGCATTACCAATTGGCGGCGGTAAAACGCCTCAAACCAATTGATCCATCCCTGGGCATTGAAACCACCCGGCACGTACGTATAAGAAAGAGTTGCCGTAGCCTGGTTCAGTGTAGTAGCATCTACCTGCTGTACTTGTTGGGCAAAGGGATCATAAGGTGTGCTTCCTACTAAAGGAACTGCTATGTTTTGAAAGGAAGCATTATTGATAGCGGCTGTAAAACGACAGTTAACGCCAACTGAGCGGGCAGCTACGCTAGACGCCACCGTTAGTGGCATTCCTAAAACAGGATTCTCTACTGGCAAAGAAAACGTCCTGGTCAATGAACGGCCGGGCATCCCGCTAAGCTCTTCACCATACCACTCTTTTCCGCTGGATAAAAAATTAACAGAGTCCAGTTCATGAAAATAGCGTTCATCAAAGCTCGTTAGGGTAGTAACAGGGGTAAAGCTAGCTGTTTGACCGGTCACCCGCTTGCCGGAGGTCCCTAAGGTTAGAAAATAAAAAACTTTATCGCTATAAATATTATTACGGTGAATAAAACGACGGGCAATGGTATCGGCCTGCCAGGTATGCGGCCCTGTAGAATAAAACAAAATATAATCGTTACCATTTAATACCCCATCGCCGCCATCAACCACCTCAATGGCTAGTTCCTCTAAATCATCCTGGTAAGTTTCCTGGTTAGATTCAGGTAGTAACACTTCTTTTTTTCCAAAAAGTCGAATCTGGTTAGAAGGTATAGATCCGGTAAGTCCAAGTGAAGACAGAAAGGAAAGATCCATTTTGTAAATGCCTTGCTGCTCCACTTCTATTTTATACCAGCTGCCCGAAGCCAGGACACTATGCGCCTGATAAACTCTTTGGCCATGCATGCGAGCAGAAAAGCCACACAACGCACTGATTATCAAAGCACTTTTAAGACAATTTCTCATAAGATTTGGA
This genomic interval from Flavisolibacter tropicus contains the following:
- the porV gene encoding type IX secretion system outer membrane channel protein PorV, whose product is MRLMRASAFRFTAAVTLILTGGVSLKAQDQINVVTTAVPFLRISPDARAGGMGDLAIATSADASSSYFNLGKVPFNTIKGGINVTYTPWLKKLVNDVYLASMSGYYKLDDLQAISGSLRYFSLGDIQFTDENGNIGSTGRPREFGIDIGYSRRLSDRTGVGLGLKYINSNLAQGYAGNGGTTYKPGNAVAADLGFYHNRQNEAGQGWSFGVALTNLGSKIAYTNNADQKDFIPANLGFGTTYTRVLDESNKFTIGADFNKLLVPTPPQFDPNPGNDPTVAEANTKKAQEYRQQGILSSWFKSFADAPEGASEEFKEFQVSLGAEYWYANQFAVRAGYFFEDKTKGNRRYFTTGVGLKYNVFGLNFSYLIPSGGTGSNQNPLSNTLRFSLIFDLDNSDSGNE
- the porU gene encoding type IX secretion system sortase PorU; its protein translation is MRNCLKSALIISALCGFSARMHGQRVYQAHSVLASGSWYKIEVEQQGIYKMDLSFLSSLGLTGSIPSNQIRLFGKKEVLLPESNQETYQDDLEELAIEVVDGGDGVLNGNDYILFYSTGPHTWQADTIARRFIHRNNIYSDKVFYFLTLGTSGKRVTGQTASFTPVTTLTSFDERYFHELDSVNFLSSGKEWYGEELSGMPGRSLTRTFSLPVENPVLGMPLTVASSVAARSVGVNCRFTAAINNASFQNIAVPLVGSTPYDPFAQQVQQVDATTLNQATATLSYTYVPGGFNAQGWINWFEAFYRRQLVMPANTALFFRDWSTYGTTAVEFKLAGADAATQVWDVSDSYNPVKMPASLTGTILQFSNDARRFHEYAAFRNSFLIPKAAGRIPNQDLHSISDIDYLMVVYPAFVQQAQRLAQFHETLNKLKTKIVTTEQIYNEFSGGIPNPVAIRDFVKMYYDRNKATWNNGGKYLLLFGKASFDYKARITNNTNFVPTYESENALDPIGTHLADDFFGFLDDHENINSTVVVNQLDIGIGRVPARSVEEAANFVDKVIAYHTPAGFGPWRTHLSFVADDEDVNLHVQDAEVMTSTASSVAPLFNTYKYYLDAYKQESSAAGGRYPEANQAINNALYNGTLIWNYSGHGGWQRLAEEVVLDQQIVNEINNEHRLPLYITATCDFAPFDQPLIHALGENLLVRPKTGAIALMTTTRVVFANSNRIMNDNYLQFALKPDADGNYKTLGQAVQAAKNYTYQNSGDIINNRKFVLLGDPAMRLGFPQMNVVATKINSKAVSSTPDTLRATEQVTIEGEVQSRTGALLSGFNGQVYFSLYEKPRTVSTLGNDAASPVMEFSSQTATLFKGKVTATGGRFTGTFRMPKDINYQFGAGKLSFYANDDQQDAGGFSTNIIIGGIGSTSNMDREGPAIKAYLNDERFVNGSITNEQPVLLLHLADSSGINTGISGIDHDIVATLDGDNRTYFILNDYYESKLDSYQEGTVRFQLPQLAPGRHTIHIKAWDVVNNSGEAQLEFTVVNNEELILDHVLNYPNPFITKTVFWFEHNKPGIDLHTTVEIYSVAGKLIKTLKRTINTAGNRSNEVEWDGKDDFGNKVSRGVYLYRLTVRSADGKKANKLQRLVVL